The following is a genomic window from Pedobacter sp. KBS0701.
TATCCGGCCGCTGAAATTAATAGTGACCCCAATTTGAACGACGCACCTGTTCCTTACAAATTTTAAACTTTATAATTATGAAAAGAGCTATCGATATAAAATATTTTATTTGGGGGATGGGCATCATATTGCTTTCCTGTATTGCGCTGTCATCCTGTAAAAAACAAAACACAGCTGATATAAAGATTGACGGAGTATGGACTAATCAGTACCCGAATCCTACTGTGCAGATCAACATTTCTAATCTAGGCGCGTGGGTGCGTTTGCAAGGGCATGGTTTTTCGGGGCTGCGCGCAATCTATTGCAATGGCGTTGCTACATCTTTCTCGGCGGCAAATGTTACCGATAACAACATTATATTCTCTATACCAGCTGTCCTTCCAACCGGCGGCGATATTGCCGATACTACTGTACGGAACACCATCCGTATCGTTACGAAAAATGGTGAAGCAGTTTATAATCATTTTGTATTCCGGGATATAAATCGTATTCCTGCTATCAATGGCGTTTCGGCTACTATGCCGTTTCCCGGGGATATGGTGATTGTAAGTGGAAAAAATCTCAAGAATACCACTAAGGTGGAGATGCCGGGCAGTCTGGCCGTTTCAATAGCTGCGAAAACCGATACCACCATCGCTTTTACTGTGCCTGCCAATGTCGATATGAATAAAAGCGGCGCAATTAGCCTGACAATTGATGGAACTGTATACTCTACTCCTCCGTACATGTATTACAGGGAAGGGATGTTTATGGAAACAACAACCGATGCACAGGTACCTCAAACAGGAGGAACTGGTTATACCACAATATCAGGCGCTAATGTTGCGGCGGCTACCAAACTGGCCAATAATCCGCAAAATGTTATTGCTATTCCGGCAGCGGCTAAAGATATAGCGGTTGGCACAGGCAACGATGACAAGAACAATACAGGGTTTTTACGTTTCCAGATGGTTAAGGCCTTGCAAAAGGTGATTGATAATTCGGCAAATCAGATAGTGGCCACAACGCAGATGAACAACCTGGGTATCCAGTTTGAATTGTACATGAATCAACCCTGGACTTCGGGTGTAATCTCCTACAGGATGAATATTTCCAATGGGGGCGCTAACTCTTATACTTGCAACAATTTTGGCTGGTGGGCTGGTTTATCAACCGCTTCTTATAATTTTAATAACCAATGGCAAACCGTTACCATACCTTTAAGTTATTTCAAGGCTACCTCCGGAGGACTTCCTTTAGGTACTTTGCAAAGCTATATCACGGATAACGCAAGTGTAAATTCGGGCGTGGCCTTTGTAAATTATTATCAAAATTTCCCTTCGAAAGCATTGCCGCAATTTCAACTCTTCATGGCGAACTTTCGGATTGTACCAATGGTTACAAATATTAATAATAATTGATGATTTCCGGCTGATCAGGCTGTGTCATTAACATCATTCGGGGTGGCTGTTCCGGCAATTCCGAATGATGTTTTCACATCCATTTGCGCTCATAGTTGAATTTGACCTGATGCTGGTATTTACTTTTACAAATTTTATTCCCCTAGCTTGATTTATTTGTTGTAAATATATACTTGCGATTTTTTTTCTAT
Proteins encoded in this region:
- a CDS encoding glycan-binding surface protein: MKRAIDIKYFIWGMGIILLSCIALSSCKKQNTADIKIDGVWTNQYPNPTVQINISNLGAWVRLQGHGFSGLRAIYCNGVATSFSAANVTDNNIIFSIPAVLPTGGDIADTTVRNTIRIVTKNGEAVYNHFVFRDINRIPAINGVSATMPFPGDMVIVSGKNLKNTTKVEMPGSLAVSIAAKTDTTIAFTVPANVDMNKSGAISLTIDGTVYSTPPYMYYREGMFMETTTDAQVPQTGGTGYTTISGANVAAATKLANNPQNVIAIPAAAKDIAVGTGNDDKNNTGFLRFQMVKALQKVIDNSANQIVATTQMNNLGIQFELYMNQPWTSGVISYRMNISNGGANSYTCNNFGWWAGLSTASYNFNNQWQTVTIPLSYFKATSGGLPLGTLQSYITDNASVNSGVAFVNYYQNFPSKALPQFQLFMANFRIVPMVTNINNN